One segment of Candidatus Izemoplasma sp. DNA contains the following:
- a CDS encoding rhodanese-like domain-containing protein: MKKLFALLAALVLTFALTACGGEEELPEIPDTVTMAEIDDYLNREDAQYIDLRNWDDKMKSGYISGFEFIPFFDYLEYENILVRTDGNWDFAAEDIVSQAGLQGLFDSEKTIFLMCGSGTRAGYVKAALDSLGYENVINVGGISDYDGANMVVGDGSYVLNPDVKGDYEPGTYYGFDPVGDYMAIVVINDKGGIANVIFDALSHGTTKQNLGYGYGMGDTDEGGDTMEWFEHANMLASYVMENQGWEGIDLTETPFDASWTALTVPHHVIEFDADNNPDSVAGVTVGAEGFVFAWNDAIAQASDSDLGVVETTITAEEWAAAHEAPYDYEDGVYYGHEAGYTALITIEDGMIVDVFLDAAHFEYGTTDFISMKRDYDVPADYPMNYTLNDNGTPNDASDDFYELDAGKLDWWGQADALEAAILDAQTWEWTVDATEGTIDAVAGVTIGVDGWKVAVEEALTEATPTE, encoded by the coding sequence ATGAAAAAATTATTTGCTTTATTAGCTGCATTAGTTTTAACGTTCGCGTTAACTGCATGTGGTGGAGAAGAAGAATTACCTGAAATCCCTGACACTGTAACGATGGCTGAGATTGATGACTATTTAAATAGAGAAGATGCTCAATACATTGACTTACGTAACTGGGATGACAAAATGAAATCTGGTTATATTAGTGGATTTGAGTTTATTCCTTTCTTTGATTATCTTGAGTATGAAAATATCTTAGTTCGTACTGATGGTAACTGGGACTTTGCTGCTGAAGATATCGTAAGCCAAGCTGGTTTACAAGGTTTATTTGATTCAGAGAAAACAATCTTCTTAATGTGTGGTAGCGGAACTCGCGCTGGATACGTTAAAGCTGCATTAGACAGTTTAGGATACGAAAACGTCATTAACGTTGGCGGAATCTCAGACTATGATGGTGCAAACATGGTTGTTGGTGATGGTTCTTACGTACTTAACCCTGATGTTAAAGGTGATTACGAGCCAGGTACTTACTACGGATTCGATCCTGTTGGTGACTATATGGCAATCGTTGTTATTAATGACAAAGGTGGCATTGCAAACGTAATCTTTGATGCCTTATCTCATGGTACTACTAAGCAAAACTTAGGATATGGGTATGGTATGGGAGACACTGATGAAGGTGGAGACACTATGGAATGGTTCGAACATGCAAACATGCTAGCTAGTTATGTAATGGAAAATCAAGGTTGGGAAGGAATTGACCTTACTGAAACTCCATTCGATGCTTCTTGGACTGCTTTAACTGTGCCTCATCATGTTATTGAGTTTGACGCAGACAACAATCCAGACTCAGTTGCTGGTGTTACAGTTGGTGCTGAAGGATTCGTATTCGCTTGGAACGACGCAATCGCTCAAGCAAGTGACTCAGACTTAGGTGTTGTTGAAACAACTATTACAGCTGAAGAATGGGCTGCTGCTCACGAAGCTCCTTATGATTATGAAGATGGTGTTTACTACGGACATGAAGCTGGATATACTGCATTAATTACGATTGAAGATGGAATGATTGTTGACGTATTCTTAGATGCTGCACATTTTGAATATGGCACAACTGATTTTATCTCAATGAAACGTGATTATGATGTACCTGCTGACTATCCAATGAACTATACACTTAACGATAACGGAACTCCTAATGATGCTAGTGATGACTTCTACGAATTAGATGCAGGAAAACTTGACTGGTGGGGTCAAGCTGATGCATTAGAAGCTGCCATTTTAGATGCTCAAACTTGGGAATGGACAGTTGACGCTACTGAAGGTACAATCGATGCTGTTGCTGGTGTAACAATCGGTGTAGATGGTTGGAAAGTTGCAGTTGAAGAAGCATTAACTGAAGCTACTCCAACTGAATAA